A stretch of the Thiocystis violascens DSM 198 genome encodes the following:
- a CDS encoding ATP-binding protein, translating to MTPSTLSADLLRRQLGAFLSYRCAHPSGDDFALGAGTLSDLIGPCSEPPPRRWDGYLDYVHRADRAKTRREIARQLEADAQYAVEYRLVGGDGRSVWVRELGTLSEPGPGERQRDALVVDIGQTRDRQQQRARLERQLVEQGKLFDALSDASATHTLMLDGVGTVLKVNRAWLDFERARGTAFGRLLDWEGINFLERLAQTDEPAWGGREFHDLIRDVQSGQRSRGEVECHLEHLADACWLQLIATRLPGDVQGVLVTRFEITELKRAERSLLEQRVFLNGILESSRYLGIAAIDADHRITILNPTAEAIFGIRKADTLGRPIEAFHQAAGIPRSRIEAGLQRVMEDGEYSFETSALGGMPGHLFEVRFTQVRGPAGQALGFVMAIRDITDERAYTERMERLNEELEQRVAARTRELASSQANLERAQKIASLGSWEWEIDRDAMTWSPQMYRLLGLERTHPPAREQMLAVVHADDRPRVAELFCNPGRDLDRTRELEYRIVRADGEPRTIASSVQAVRGDNAPGRLIGTVQDITERARLLEELRAAKAVAEQASQAKSIFLANMSHEIRTPMNSIIGMTDLLLEQPLDDSQHKLLRSVSSAAQSLMGILNDILDVSKLESGRMELETIDFDPRQLLAQVVDMMAITAERKGLAIQLEIDPAIPRAVHGDPTKLRQILVNLMGNAIKFTERGSVRLALAPSEQAGEWLFSVKDTGIGIPAASLPRIFERFSQADQSTTRRYGGTGLGTAICKGIVDTMGGAIWVESEEAAGSDFRFRLRFPEAVGFVPPPEQRQSAGAWTAPLRVLVVDDIELNRELVTLRMRQRHHEIQIAVDGAEAIERYLQGGFDLILMDAHMPTMNGFDAIRAIRAHEQDRGTHIPIIMLTASVLDSDRKMCLDAGADGFVPKPIDFPLLFDQIADFFPTVAAPGPVESVREAVSVQPTQALSLIDEADGLQSWNDPDLYFAWLFRLTQDYPHIHETLVELMRAGNLPEATEYLHELKGLLGNLRVRRLPDVCAALERALKTTGTLPDQRMDELKTLEIGLRADIDRLRPAAAAVRRRTANAERGQDAPVDRAAARSLLASLIAQFEAGEVDDATLAALRAVLGAAMIQDLLNAVADFDFAAALASAQALAQALRQD from the coding sequence CTATGTGCACCGGGCCGACCGCGCGAAAACGCGCCGCGAGATCGCGCGCCAACTGGAGGCCGACGCTCAGTATGCGGTGGAATACCGGTTGGTTGGCGGGGACGGCCGCAGTGTCTGGGTGCGCGAACTCGGCACCCTGAGCGAACCTGGACCGGGCGAGCGCCAACGCGATGCCCTGGTGGTGGACATCGGCCAGACACGGGACCGTCAGCAGCAACGCGCGCGATTGGAACGACAGCTTGTCGAGCAGGGCAAACTCTTCGATGCGCTGAGCGACGCCAGCGCCACCCATACCCTGATGCTAGACGGCGTCGGCACCGTCTTGAAGGTCAATCGCGCCTGGCTGGATTTCGAGCGTGCGCGCGGGACCGCCTTTGGCCGCCTGCTGGATTGGGAAGGGATCAATTTCCTGGAGCGTCTGGCGCAAACCGATGAGCCGGCCTGGGGTGGGCGGGAATTTCATGACCTGATCCGAGACGTGCAGAGCGGGCAGCGCAGCCGGGGCGAAGTCGAGTGCCACCTGGAGCACCTCGCGGATGCCTGTTGGCTGCAATTGATCGCCACCCGCCTGCCGGGCGACGTACAGGGCGTCCTCGTCACCCGTTTCGAGATCACGGAACTGAAACGCGCGGAGCGCTCGCTGCTGGAACAGCGCGTCTTTCTCAACGGTATCCTCGAATCCTCGCGCTACCTGGGCATCGCGGCGATCGATGCCGACCATCGGATCACGATCCTCAACCCCACCGCCGAGGCCATCTTCGGCATTCGCAAGGCGGATACGCTCGGGCGTCCGATCGAAGCCTTTCACCAGGCCGCAGGCATCCCGCGGAGCCGCATCGAGGCGGGCCTGCAACGGGTCATGGAGGACGGCGAGTACAGCTTCGAGACCTCGGCGCTGGGCGGGATGCCGGGGCATCTGTTCGAGGTGCGTTTTACCCAGGTCAGAGGCCCGGCCGGGCAGGCGCTGGGTTTTGTCATGGCGATTCGCGATATCACCGACGAACGCGCCTATACCGAGCGCATGGAGCGACTCAACGAGGAGTTGGAGCAGCGCGTGGCCGCTCGTACCCGCGAACTCGCTTCCAGTCAGGCCAATCTGGAGCGCGCCCAGAAAATCGCCTCGCTGGGCAGTTGGGAGTGGGAGATCGATCGCGACGCCATGACCTGGTCGCCGCAGATGTACCGGCTGCTCGGCCTGGAGCGCACGCACCCGCCCGCGCGCGAACAGATGCTGGCGGTGGTCCATGCCGATGACCGCCCCCGCGTGGCGGAACTCTTTTGCAATCCGGGCCGCGACCTGGACCGGACACGCGAGCTGGAGTACCGCATCGTGCGGGCCGACGGCGAACCGCGCACCATCGCCTCGTCCGTCCAGGCCGTTCGGGGCGACAACGCGCCGGGGCGCTTGATCGGAACGGTGCAGGACATCACCGAGCGCGCGCGTCTGCTCGAAGAATTGCGGGCGGCCAAGGCCGTGGCCGAACAGGCAAGCCAGGCCAAGTCGATCTTTCTGGCCAACATGAGTCATGAAATCCGGACCCCGATGAACTCGATCATCGGCATGACGGATCTGCTGCTCGAACAGCCGCTCGACGACTCCCAACACAAGCTGCTGCGCTCGGTCTCCAGTGCCGCGCAATCGCTCATGGGTATCCTCAATGACATCCTTGATGTCTCCAAGCTCGAATCGGGTCGGATGGAACTCGAAACGATCGACTTCGACCCGCGCCAACTCCTCGCGCAGGTCGTCGACATGATGGCCATCACCGCCGAGCGGAAAGGGCTCGCAATCCAATTGGAGATCGACCCCGCCATTCCGCGCGCAGTGCATGGCGATCCGACCAAATTGCGGCAGATCCTCGTCAACCTGATGGGCAACGCCATCAAGTTCACCGAGCGCGGGAGCGTGCGCCTCGCGCTCGCGCCGAGCGAGCAGGCCGGCGAATGGCTGTTCTCGGTGAAGGACACCGGAATCGGCATCCCGGCCGCCAGTCTGCCCAGGATCTTCGAGCGTTTCTCGCAGGCCGATCAGAGCACGACCCGGCGCTATGGCGGCACGGGTCTGGGGACGGCGATCTGCAAGGGGATCGTCGATACCATGGGAGGCGCGATCTGGGTCGAGAGCGAGGAAGCGGCGGGGAGCGACTTCCGCTTCCGGCTGAGGTTTCCGGAGGCGGTCGGTTTCGTTCCGCCGCCGGAACAGCGTCAGTCAGCTGGAGCCTGGACGGCGCCCTTGCGGGTTCTGGTCGTCGACGACATCGAACTCAACCGTGAACTGGTCACCCTGCGGATGCGGCAGCGCCACCACGAGATCCAGATCGCGGTCGATGGCGCCGAGGCCATCGAACGCTACCTTCAGGGCGGATTCGACCTGATCCTGATGGACGCCCACATGCCCACCATGAACGGCTTCGACGCCATCCGCGCGATCCGCGCCCATGAACAGGACAGGGGAACGCATATTCCCATCATCATGCTGACGGCGAGCGTCCTCGACAGCGATCGCAAGATGTGTCTCGACGCTGGCGCGGACGGCTTCGTGCCCAAACCGATCGACTTCCCGCTGCTATTCGACCAGATCGCCGATTTCTTCCCGACCGTCGCGGCTCCCGGCCCCGTGGAGTCAGTTCGGGAAGCGGTTTCGGTACAACCAACCCAGGCGCTGAGCCTCATCGACGAGGCCGATGGCCTGCAAAGCTGGAACGATCCCGACCTCTACTTTGCCTGGCTTTTCCGCCTGACCCAAGACTATCCGCACATCCACGAGACGCTCGTCGAGCTGATGCGCGCGGGCAATCTCCCGGAAGCGACCGAGTATCTTCACGAACTCAAAGGGCTGTTAGGCAATCTGCGTGTCCGCCGCCTGCCGGATGTCTGCGCGGCCCTGGAGCGTGCGCTCAAGACCACGGGAACGCTGCCCGACCAGCGGATGGACGAGCTGAAAACGCTTGAAATCGGACTGCGCGCCGATATCGACCGACTCCGACCGGCGGCCGCCGCCGTGCGCCGTCGGACCGCGAACGCCGAGCGCGGCCAGGATGCCCCCGTCGATCGCGCGGCGGCGCGATCGCTGCTCGCGTCGCTCATTGCGCAGTTCGAGGCCGGCGAGGTGGACGACGCGACGCTGGCCGCCTTGCGCGCGGTTCTTGGGGCGGCGATGATCCAGGATCTGCTGAACGCGGTGGCGGATTTCGACTTCGCGGCCGCCTTGGCATCCGCCCAGGCCCTTGCGCAAGCGCTTCGCCAGGACTGA